From Candidatus Poribacteria bacterium, the proteins below share one genomic window:
- a CDS encoding inositol monophosphatase, with protein sequence MDLQDALDKAISLARDSGELLMRYFGNVNCIQFKGIGDIVTEADKRSEELIASGIKSAFPDHVILGEEFGLSRNGRGGDVEYLWAVDPLDGTSNYASGMPIFSVSISLLHRGSPVLGVVYDPNREWMIYAIEGQGAFLNGDRIGVNSRRSLSSVSLFGVSADVIASLPSFMAYLGKCRSLGSAALHICHVAMGIWDGCLDVKTHLWDVAAAALILQEAGGRFTDHNGRAYFPIPDRSPLLCGAEMPFLASNGLIHDEVLKLMGVR encoded by the coding sequence TTGGATTTACAGGATGCCCTTGATAAGGCTATCTCCCTCGCCCGCGATTCCGGCGAGCTTCTGATGAGATATTTCGGGAACGTGAATTGCATACAGTTCAAGGGTATCGGTGATATCGTGACGGAGGCCGACAAACGGTCCGAGGAGCTGATAGCCTCGGGGATAAAATCCGCTTTCCCCGATCATGTGATCCTGGGTGAGGAGTTCGGCCTCTCCCGAAATGGACGAGGCGGGGATGTGGAATATCTATGGGCGGTCGATCCATTGGATGGGACGAGCAACTACGCCTCGGGAATGCCTATATTCTCCGTCTCGATCTCCCTGCTACATAGAGGCTCGCCTGTACTGGGCGTCGTTTACGATCCGAACCGCGAATGGATGATATATGCCATTGAGGGTCAGGGGGCGTTCCTCAACGGCGATCGGATAGGCGTCAATTCCCGAAGGTCGCTTTCCTCAGTCTCACTCTTCGGCGTCTCAGCCGACGTCATAGCGTCCCTCCCGTCGTTCATGGCCTATTTGGGCAAATGCAGAAGCTTAGGCAGCGCGGCGCTGCATATATGTCACGTGGCGATGGGGATATGGGATGGATGTCTGGACGTTAAGACACATCTCTGGGACGTTGCAGCGGCGGCGTTGATACTACAAGAGGCAGGAGGCAGGTTTACAGATCATAACGGCCGAGCTTACTTTCCCATTCCCGACCGATCACCCCTCCTGTGCGGTGCCGAGATGCCTTTCCTGGCCTCAAACGGGTTGATCCATGATGAAGTGTTAAAACTTATGGGGGTAAGGTGA
- a CDS encoding thermonuclease family protein, with amino-acid sequence MRRKWLIPSVFLILLAAIGGLLLSSRGDEELLKCHVVRVIDGDTIVVTVEGERGERMVRYLGIDAPERGKDGEPGEPFAEEAFEYNKALVEGKTVWLEFDKQRKDKYDRLLAYVYLDPLKLSMVNAIFLSQGYATFMIIPPNVKYADQFEMLQREAKEEELGLWWRIPDITVEELENNLKKYLYKICAVRFKVERTFKSRKSGTSFLDSKAKEYHKHFTVVIFSDTVKKFQKMGIEPEEYYLNKRIRVTGRVEFYKKGRYRYPEIIVRDPSQIEAIKGEDR; translated from the coding sequence ATGCGCAGGAAATGGCTGATACCCTCCGTGTTTCTCATCCTCCTGGCGGCGATCGGCGGACTTCTGCTCTCATCAAGGGGTGATGAGGAGCTCCTGAAATGTCATGTCGTGCGGGTGATCGACGGCGATACCATAGTCGTCACGGTGGAAGGCGAAAGGGGAGAAAGAATGGTGAGATACCTCGGAATAGATGCCCCCGAAAGGGGTAAAGACGGGGAACCGGGCGAGCCTTTCGCAGAGGAGGCCTTTGAGTATAACAAGGCGCTCGTCGAGGGGAAAACGGTATGGCTGGAATTCGATAAGCAGCGGAAGGATAAATACGACCGCCTGCTCGCCTATGTCTACCTCGATCCGCTCAAACTCTCTATGGTCAACGCAATATTCCTGTCACAGGGATACGCCACCTTCATGATCATACCCCCAAACGTCAAGTATGCCGATCAGTTTGAGATGCTGCAAAGGGAAGCCAAAGAGGAGGAGCTGGGGCTCTGGTGGAGGATACCCGATATAACGGTTGAGGAGCTGGAGAACAATCTCAAGAAGTATCTCTACAAGATCTGTGCTGTTCGGTTTAAGGTGGAGAGGACCTTCAAGTCCAGGAAATCAGGAACGAGCTTCCTCGACTCAAAGGCGAAGGAATACCACAAGCATTTCACGGTTGTCATCTTCTCAGACACCGTGAAGAAGTTCCAGAAGATGGGGATAGAGCCTGAAGAATACTACCTCAATAAGAGGATCAGGGTCACGGGAAGAGTGGAATTTTATAAAAAGGGGAGGTATAGGTATCCTGAGATCATCGTCCGAGATCCATCGCAGATAGAGGCGATAAAAGGAGAGGATCGGTAG
- a CDS encoding tetratricopeptide repeat protein: MNPHEIFMEAFRLKSRDDLAGALRLYMRVIELDPNCAGAYLNAGAILFIMRRYPDAVKFYRRGLELSPKNLPALLDAAKACEMIGEWDEALRYLNEALSIDPSSEVALRRKERILKEKKAFEVLEGHVDELDRFLERLRREFSERFGIELPRAEVRIVGEKPPQMPEWSAGMLEGYIGLVVHGEFDPGVTVAVIRHEYAHLALRSICDGIPPGWMEEGIAEFLSGVFADLDRERLREAAVRGRLIPLRRLEDLRNLSAERVRLAYAEARSAVEYLIALLDWKPFLELVKTAAVKGADRSIRDHLGMSLDEFEGEWMRSILSSSQLRPKDLEGDLQGGRCRYGDYKPQKSEDLRADEKHKDGCYRA; this comes from the coding sequence ATGAACCCCCATGAGATATTCATGGAGGCGTTCAGGCTTAAAAGCCGGGACGATCTAGCGGGCGCTTTAAGGCTTTATATGAGAGTGATCGAACTCGATCCGAACTGCGCCGGGGCCTATCTCAACGCCGGGGCGATCCTTTTCATAATGAGGAGATATCCCGATGCCGTAAAGTTTTATAGAAGAGGATTGGAACTTTCCCCGAAGAACCTGCCCGCTCTACTTGATGCAGCTAAAGCCTGCGAGATGATCGGAGAGTGGGACGAAGCGCTGAGATATCTGAATGAAGCGCTTTCGATCGATCCCTCCTCAGAGGTGGCGTTGAGGAGAAAAGAGCGGATTCTCAAGGAGAAAAAAGCCTTTGAGGTTTTAGAAGGACATGTGGACGAGCTAGATCGATTCTTGGAGAGGCTCAGGCGAGAATTCAGCGAGAGGTTCGGCATCGAGCTGCCACGAGCTGAGGTTAGGATCGTAGGGGAGAAACCGCCGCAGATGCCGGAATGGTCGGCAGGGATGCTTGAGGGATATATAGGATTGGTCGTGCATGGGGAGTTCGATCCGGGCGTTACGGTCGCCGTCATCAGACATGAATACGCACATCTCGCCCTTAGATCCATCTGCGACGGGATTCCCCCCGGATGGATGGAGGAGGGCATAGCGGAGTTTCTCTCGGGAGTTTTCGCCGATCTCGATCGAGAAAGGCTCCGGGAGGCCGCCGTAAGAGGTAGGCTGATTCCGTTAAGGAGGCTTGAGGATTTAAGAAACTTGTCGGCTGAAAGGGTTCGTCTGGCATATGCCGAGGCCCGCTCGGCCGTCGAATATCTGATAGCGCTTCTGGATTGGAAGCCATTTCTGGAGCTGGTGAAAACCGCCGCCGTCAAAGGAGCGGATCGCTCCATAAGGGATCACCTAGGGATGAGCCTGGACGAGTTTGAAGGGGAGTGGATGAGATCCATCCTATCCTCCTCTCAACTCCGCCCGAAGGACCTCGAGGGTGACCTTCAGGGTGGCCGCTGCCGGTATGGCGATTATAAGCCCCAGAAATCCGAAGATCTTCGCGCTGACGAGAAGCACAAAGACGGTTGTTATCGGGCCTAA
- a CDS encoding RNA polymerase sigma factor has product MDQITDSAWAERVKLGDQAAFKLLFRKHAGWVYNKAYRMLKNHEDAEEVCQDVFMKVWTKINLWDPKQGSFQTWLNEIAKNTIIDALRKRRRDKEKPMRWVDEEKRVTLLDLMPDPRPSPDKEVENREAYELIEEALLEVRRDEHRIAWVLRHIEGLGISEIAKIMNRKENTIKVWIFRCSAELRRLLRAKGVEL; this is encoded by the coding sequence TTGGATCAGATTACCGACTCGGCCTGGGCTGAAAGGGTTAAACTAGGAGATCAGGCCGCTTTTAAGCTGCTTTTCAGAAAGCATGCCGGATGGGTTTATAACAAGGCTTACAGGATGCTGAAAAACCATGAGGATGCCGAGGAGGTCTGTCAGGACGTCTTCATGAAGGTCTGGACGAAGATAAATCTATGGGACCCGAAACAGGGTTCGTTTCAAACCTGGTTGAACGAGATCGCCAAAAATACCATCATAGATGCGTTGCGTAAAAGACGACGGGATAAGGAAAAACCGATGAGATGGGTGGACGAGGAAAAAAGGGTAACCCTGCTTGACCTGATGCCCGATCCCAGACCATCCCCGGATAAAGAGGTCGAAAACAGGGAAGCATATGAGCTGATCGAAGAGGCGCTGCTAGAAGTCAGACGAGACGAACACCGAATCGCCTGGGTTCTGAGGCATATAGAGGGGTTGGGGATATCTGAGATCGCAAAGATAATGAACCGAAAGGAAAACACGATTAAGGTCTGGATCTTCCGATGCTCAGCCGAACTGAGGCGCCTCCTCAGGGCTAAAGGGGTTGAGCTTTAA
- a CDS encoding FHA domain-containing protein — protein sequence MSDELDRAELLEAYAASMRGEKVPRRYKKLLSSPPDEEIEGMLRLLRFVRENFRESEFTAPRPGALDRIERAILGSIGAEESDREMPMDLALTPAYSREPHGSDSELVQRDYDYDGEERQAVAVKLKIIYHEGTKEIRSVEIPLSGETEIIIGRGREVDIRISDPSRRLSRKHAALRFEDGKLMILDLNSTNGTFLNGRRVEKASISEGDVIRMGGIRIEVIEI from the coding sequence ATGAGTGATGAGCTTGATAGAGCTGAGCTGCTCGAAGCGTACGCGGCTTCGATGAGAGGGGAGAAAGTCCCCAGACGATACAAGAAGCTCCTATCATCCCCCCCTGACGAGGAGATAGAGGGGATGTTGAGACTGCTGAGATTCGTCAGGGAGAACTTCAGGGAATCCGAGTTCACGGCTCCTAGACCCGGAGCCCTTGACAGGATTGAGAGGGCGATCCTCGGATCGATCGGAGCGGAGGAAAGCGATCGCGAGATGCCCATGGATTTAGCTCTAACCCCGGCATACAGCAGAGAGCCGCATGGAAGCGATAGCGAGTTGGTCCAGCGGGATTACGATTACGACGGTGAGGAGAGACAAGCGGTGGCGGTTAAGCTCAAGATCATCTATCATGAGGGGACAAAGGAGATACGATCCGTGGAAATACCGCTCTCAGGTGAAACGGAGATCATCATCGGCAGGGGGCGTGAGGTGGATATCAGAATATCGGACCCATCCAGAAGGCTCTCCAGAAAGCATGCCGCACTTCGATTCGAGGACGGAAAGCTCATGATACTCGATCTTAATAGCACAAACGGGACTTTTCTTAACGGCAGGAGGGTGGAGAAGGCTTCGATATCCGAAGGTGACGTGATAAGGATGGGCGGCATTAGAATCGAGGTGATCGAGATATGA